Proteins from a genomic interval of Rosa chinensis cultivar Old Blush chromosome 2, RchiOBHm-V2, whole genome shotgun sequence:
- the LOC112189408 gene encoding vacuolar protein sorting-associated protein 2 homolog 3 → MVDLGRICPVEFKEYYVQIQAAKRSQAPLSSQFATGIKKEIGALQLEEVAEIKRTGKTGNEAATKILAKQLIRLRQHISNLQGSRAQMRAITTHTQAMHAQSSVVVGMKGASKAMVAMNKVNDAVLTVDNTFFLFFRYHPPNDYMYIRDDPSILYQHFDSELLYLLKSAGLKALCNGCQ, encoded by the exons ATGGTGGATCTTGGTAGAATCTGCCCGGTTGAGTTCAAGGAGTACTATGTCCAAATACAAGCTGCCAAAAGAAGCCAAGCACCTCTTTCGTCACAG TTTGCTACAGGGATAAAGAAGGAAATTGGAGCATTGCAATTAGAA GAAGTTGCTGAGATAAAGAGAACTGGTAAAACAGGAAATGAG GCAGCAACTAAAATACTGGCCAAGCAGCTAATCAGGCTTAGGCAACATATATCTAACTTGCAAGGAAGTAGGGCTCAAATGAGAGCAATAACAACTCATACACAG GCAATGCACGCCCAGTCATCAGTTGTTGTTGGCATGAAAGGTGCTAGTAAGGCAATGGTAGCTATGAATAAG gttaatgaTGCTGTTCTTACAGTGGATAATACATTTTTCCTGTTCTTTAGATACCACCCTCCAA ACGATTACATGTATATCAGAGATGACCCATCTATCTTATATCAACATTTTGACAGTGAATTGTTGTATTTACTTAAGAGTGCTGGGTTGAAAGCTTTGTGCAATGGTTGCCAGTAG